A region of Argentina anserina chromosome 5, drPotAnse1.1, whole genome shotgun sequence DNA encodes the following proteins:
- the LOC126794983 gene encoding LOW QUALITY PROTEIN: laccase-14-like (The sequence of the model RefSeq protein was modified relative to this genomic sequence to represent the inferred CDS: deleted 1 base in 1 codon), whose product MCCGFENTCSDPMFYSIALSAFCAVLLFLDAANGKTQHHKFVVKSSPYSRLCNSKDILTVNGRFPGPTLKAHRGDKMIVEVHNKANYNITLHWHGVRQVRNPWSDGPEYITQCPIQQGNKYTYRLEFTSEEGTIWWHAHSGWARATVHGAIFLYPKPGPKPGSSYPFPKPYAEVPIILGEWWKRDVIEIPRNANLTGGEPILSDAYTINGEPGFLYPCSKKGTFQMLVEHGKTYLLRIISAVMDEELFFGIAHHKLILVGKDGSYTKPVETSYIMIAPGQTMDLLLQANHPHAHYGMAARAYSSAFGAGFDQTMTSAIVRYRASNDHDHHSQSLPAFPHLPPYNRTEAATDFLKKFRSLATKEHPTKVPLQVDTHLFFTISVNLLNCSNKPCSGPFGKRFSASVNNISVVMPQSIDILRAYYYKIPGVFEKDFPAKPPKELNYTGDDLPEGFLAPSYGTKVMVLKYNASVELVLQGTNVLASDNHPVHLHGYTFYVVGSGFGNFNPKEDPLRYNLIDPPEESTVGVPKNGWVAIRFRADNPGVWLMHCHIERHQTWGMFMVFLVKNGVGHQHKIISPPHDLSTC is encoded by the exons ATGTGTTGTGGTTTTGAGAATACTTGCTCTGATCCTATGTTTTACTCTATTGCTCTATCCGCTTTTTGTGctgttcttctctttcttgatGCTGCAAATGGGAAAACTCAGCATCATAAGTTTGTG GTAAAGTCATCTCCCTATAGCCGACTATGCAATAGTAAGGACATCTTGACTGTGAATGGGAGATTCCCAGGGCCAACTTTGAAAGCTCATAGAGGGGATAAAATGATTGTTGAAGTCCATAACAAGGCAAACTATAACATCACTCTTCATTG GCATGGAGTTAGACAAGTAAGAAATCCTTGGTCGGATGGACCGGAGTACATCACACAATGTCCTATACAGCAAGGAAACAAGTATACTTACAGACTTGAGTTTACTTCAGAAGAAGGAACAATATGGTGGCACGCGCATAGTGGATGGGCAAGAGCAACAGTTCATGGAGCCATTTTCCTGTATCCCAAACCTGGA CCCAAACCTGGATCAAGCTATCCTTTTCCCAAACCTTATGCTGAGGTCCCAATCATACTTG GTGAGTGGTGGAAGAGAGATGTCATAGAAATACCAAGAAATGCAAATTTAACAGGAGGAGAACCTATACTCTCAGATGCCTATACTATCAATGGAGAACCGGGCTTTCTATATCCGTGCTCCAAAAAAG GGACGTTTCAGATGCTAGTTGAACATGGAAAAACCTATCTTCTTCGGATAATTAGTGCGGTGATGGATGAAGAGCTATTCTTCGGCATTGCGCATCACAAGCTGATATTAGTGGGAAAGGATGGTTCCTATACAAAACCAGTTGAAACCTCTTACATAATGATAGCACCTGGCCAAACCATGGACCTGTTACTACAAGCAAATCATCCTCATGCGCACTATGGTATGGCTGCAAGAGCATATTCAAGCGCCTTTGGAGCTGGTTTCGATCAGACCATGACATCTGCCATTGTTAGATATCGAGCTTCAAATGATCATGACCACCACTCTCAAAGCCTCCCTGCTTTCCCACATCTTCCACCCTATAACAGAACAGAAGCAGCAACAGACTTTCTCAAGAAATTTAGGAGCCTTGCAACAAAAGAACACCCTACCAAAGTTCCATTACAAGTAGACACCCACTTGTTTTTCACCATATCCGTAAACCTTCTTAACTGCAGTAATAAACCGTGCTCTGGTCCCTTTGGAAAAAGGTTTTCGGCTAGTGTCAACAACATAAGCGTTGTCATGCCACAGTCAATCGACATCCTTCGAGCTTATTATTACAAAATTCCTGGGGTATTCGAGAAGGATTTTCCAGCCAAACCACCTAAGGAATTAAATTACACTGGTGATGATCTTCCAGAGGGATTTTTAGCACCTTCCTATGGGACTAAAGTGATGGTTTTGAAGTACAATGCAAGTGTTGAGTTGGTTTTGCAAGGCACCAATGTGTTAGCAAGTGATAATCATCCTGTACATTTACATGGATATACATTTTATGTTGTTGGATCTGGTTTTGGAAATTTCAATCCTAAAGAGGATCCTTTGAGATACAATCTTATTGATCCTCCGGAGGAGAGTACTGTTGGAGTTCCTAAGAATGGCTGGGTCGCAATCCGATTCAGAGCAGATAATCCAG GCGTGTGGTTGATGCATTGTCACATAGAGCGTCATCAAACATGGGGAATGTTTATGGTATTCCTAGTCAAAAATGGAGTTGGTCATCAACATAAAATTATTTCACCTCCTCATGATTTGTCTACTTGCTAA
- the LOC126795744 gene encoding LOW QUALITY PROTEIN: uncharacterized protein LOC126795744 (The sequence of the model RefSeq protein was modified relative to this genomic sequence to represent the inferred CDS: inserted 1 base in 1 codon), translated as MTVERISDLGHRRSYLRRRASKDLDRRSASTWISPSCVVVRKKTGRRSRRDMSPQGLGAVIWVADRGYAAAARTTELATMNFLASFSTHLRKYNFLTPGASNSVSHGLSRKPQVYEASSSTLSLPICASIFSLHELVKVSLKFVKHVVGSLFNSPRFTVRISPESKSRTNPYTSHFSNLRAVTPRSRNMSSGKGNVKLGQTNPHXVGDRDGLIIVDHGLRRKESNLMLNEFVDMFRERTGYAIGEPAHMELAEPSIQDAFNSCVEQGANRVIVSPFFLLPGRHWNQDIPSLMAEAAKEHPGVSFMVIAPPGLHPLLVDVMNDRINHCLSHVAGDAGECVVCVGTGKCQLP; from the exons ATGACGGTGGAGAGAATCTCTGATCTAGGTCATCGCCGATCTTACTTGCGGCGTCGGGCATCGAAAGATCTGGATCGCCGATCTGCGTCAACGTGGATCTCGCCGAGCTGTGTCGTCGTAAGGAAGAAAACAGGGCGCCGATCGCGCCGAGATATGTCGCCGCAGGGACTAGGTGCAGTGATCTGGGTCGCCGATCGGGGCTATGCAGCTGCTGCTA GAACTACCGAATTAGCAACTATGAACTTCCTAGCTTCATTTTCTACCCATTTACGTAAGTACAACTTCCTAACT CCCGGAGCTTCAAATTCAGTCTCTCACGGATTATCCAGAAAACCCCAAGTTTATGAAGCTTCCTCCTCAACTCTTTCCCTCCCCATCTGCGCGTCTATCTTTTCTCTTCACGAGTTGG TGAAGGTCAGTCTCAAATTCGTCAAACATGTCGTTGGGTCTTTGTTCAACTCCCCTCGATTCACTGTTAGAATCTCCCCAGAAAGCAAGAGCAGAACAAACCCTTACACTAGCCACTTCTCAAATTTGCGTGCAGTGACCCCTAGATCTAGAAATATGAGCAGTGGGAAGGGGAATGTGAAATTGGGACAAACTAATCCCC GAGTTGGCGACAGAGATGGGCTCATCATTGTTGACCATGGTTTGCGCCGTAAGGAATCAAACCTCATGCTAA ATGAGTTTGTAGACATGTTTAGAGAGAGAACTGGGTATGCTATAGGGGAGCCTGCTCATATG GAGTTGGCAGAACCTTCGATTCAAGACGCCTTCAATTCATGTGTTGAACAAGGTGCCAATCGTGTGATTGTAAGTCCATTTTTCCTCTTACCAGGAAGACACTGGAATCAG GACATTCCATCCCTGATGGCGGAAGCCGCAAAGGAGCATCCTGGTGTGTCATTTATGGTGATTGCGCCTCCTGGTCTCCACCCACTGCTTGTG GATGTTATGAATGACAGAATCAATCACTGCTTGAGCCATGTTGCTGGAGATGCAGGTGAATGTGTTGTTTGTGTTGGAACTGGCAAATGTCAGCTCCCTTGA